The Phyllostomus discolor isolate MPI-MPIP mPhyDis1 chromosome 4, mPhyDis1.pri.v3, whole genome shotgun sequence genome window below encodes:
- the KIFC1 gene encoding kinesin-like protein KIFC1 isoform X3 produces MESQRSPLLEVKGNIELKRPLVKAHSRLPLPGSSFKRGRDQMEDVVEPEKKRTRGPGTASKFAASQPRAPVRTTVPPTQGQTAAPKLPKKTGLRCSTAVATVLKNQKPGPAAPAQKPGTAAAPPKLEGKKPSKRPAWDLKGQLCDLNAELKCCREKTRTLDQENQQLRDQLREAQQQATDLGAERRTLEGELSRVRAQAEQGQQELGNLSAHVLELEERLSTQESLVEELQKEQLGLQEERRGLATRLEEQEKRLQASEAALSGSQAEVASLRKETAAQVALLAERGERLHWLEMERRRLHNQLQELKGNIRVFCRVRPVLPGEPTPPPGFLLFPSGPGGPSDPSTHVSLFRSDERRGTLSGVPAAPTRYDFSFDRVFPPGSGQDEVFEEIAMLVQSALDGYPVCIFAYGQTGSGKTFTMEGGPGEDPQMEGLIPRALRHLFSVAQELSSQGWTYSFVASYVEIYNETVRDLLATGTRKGQGGDCEIRRVGPGSEELTVTNARYVPVSCEGEVEALLHLARQNRAVARTAQNERSSRSHSVFQLQISGEHAGRGLQCGAPLNLVDLAGSERLDPGLAFGPGERERLRETQAINSSLSTLGLVIMALSNKESHVPYRNSKLTYLLQNSLGGSAKMLMFVNISPLEENASESLNSLRFASKVNQCVIGTAQANRK; encoded by the exons ATGGAGTCCCAG AGGTCCCCCTTGTTGGAAGTGAAGGGGAACATAGAGTTGAAGAGACCCCTGGTCAAGGCCCATTCCCGGCTGCCTCTCCCAGGAAGCAGTTTTAAGAGGGGACGTGACCAGATGGAGGATGTCGTGGAGCCTGAGAAG AAAAGGACACGAGGCCCGGGTACAGCTTCCAAATTTGCTGcgtcccagcccagagcaccagtcCGCACCACAGTGCCACCAACACAGGGCCAAACTGCAG CTCCAAAACTTCCCAAGAAGACAGGACTCCGATGTTCCACAGCTGTTGCCACAG TGTTGAAGAATCAGAAGCCAggccctgctgctcctgcccAGAAGCCTGGCA CAGCAGCTGCTCCTCCCAAGCTCGAAGGGAAGAAACCCAGCAAACGTCCAGCCTGGGACTTAAAGGGTCAGTTATGTGACCTAAATGCAGAGCTGAAATGCTGCCGTGAGAAGACTCGGACTCTGGACCAGGAGAACCAACAGCTTCGGGACCAGCTCAGGGAGGCCCAGCAGCAGGCCACGGACCTGGGGGCAGAGCGCAGGACACTAGAAGGGGAGTTGTCCAGGGTACGGGCCCAGGCTGAGCAGGGCCAACAGGAGCTGGGGAACCTGAGTGCCCATGTCCTGGAGCTAGAAGAGCGGCTGAGTACACAGGAGAGCTTGGTAGAAGAGCTCCAGAAAGAACAACTGGGGTTGCAGGAGGAGCGGAGGGGACTGGCCACCCGGCTAGAGGAGCAGGAG AAGAGGCTTCAGGCATCAGAAGCAGCTCTGTCAGGCAGCCAAGCGGAGGTGGCATCTCTACGCAAGGAAACTGCAGCCCAGGTGGCCTTACTAGCTGAGCGGGGAGAACGTCTCCATTGGCTAGAGATGGAGCGCCGACGACTACACAACCAGTTACAGGAGCTCAAAGGCAACATCCGTGTTTTCTGTCGGGTCCGCCCTGTCCTTCCAGGGGAGCCCACTCCACCCCCTGGCTTCCTCCTGTTTCCCTCTGGCCCTGGTGGGCCCTCTGATCCTTCAACCCATGTCAGCCTCTTTCGGTCTGATGAGCGGCGTGGGACTCTGAGTGGGGTGCCAGCCGCCCCCACCCGCTATGACTTCTCTTTTGATCGGGTATTCCCACCAGGGAGTGGACAGGATGAAGTGTTTGAAGAGATTGCCATGCTTGTCCAGTCAGCCCTGGATGGCTACCCAGTATGCATCTTTGCCTACGGCCAGACAGGAAGTGGCAAGACCTTCACAAtggagggtgggcctggggaAGACCCCCAGATGGAGGGGCTGATCCCCAGGGCCCTACGGCACCTGTTCTCTGTGGCCCAGGAGctgagcagccagggctggacctaCAGCTTTGTGGCAAGCTACGTGGAGATCTACAATGAGACTGTTCGAGACCTCCTGGCCACTGGGACTCGGAAAGGACAGGGGGGTGATTGTGAGATTCGCAGGGTAGGGCCAGGGAGCGAGGAGCTTACTGTCACCAATGCCCGCTATGTTCCTGTCTCCTGTGAGGGAGAG GTAGAGGCTCTGCTCCATCTGGCCCGCCAGAACCGGGCTGTAGCCCGCACAGCCCAGAATGAGCGGTCATCCCGCAGCCACAGTGTGTTCCAGCTGCAGATCTCTGGGGAGCATGCTGGACGAGGCCTACAGTGTGGGGCCCCCCTCAATCTTGTGGACCTGGCTGGGAGTGAACGGCTGGACCCTGGCTTAGCCTTTGGTCCTGGAGAGCGGGAACGCCTTCGGGAAACACAGGCCATTAACAGCAGCCTGTCCACACTGGGGCTCGTCATCATGGCTTTGAGCAACAAG GAGTCCCATGTGCCGTACCGGAACAGCAAGCTCACCTATCTGCTGCAGAACTCTCTAGGTGGCAGTGCTAAGAT
- the KIFC1 gene encoding kinesin-like protein KIFC1 isoform X2 translates to MESQQRSPLLEVKGNIELKRPLVKAHSRLPLPGSSFKRGRDQMEDVVEPEKKRTRGPGTASKFAASQPRAPVRTTVPPTQGQTAAPKLPKKTGLRCSTAVATVLKNQKPGPAAPAQKPGTAAAPPKLEGKKPSKRPAWDLKGQLCDLNAELKCCREKTRTLDQENQQLRDQLREAQQQATDLGAERRTLEGELSRVRAQAEQGQQELGNLSAHVLELEERLSTQESLVEELQKEQLGLQEERRGLATRLEEQEKRLQASEAALSGSQAEVASLRKETAAQVALLAERGERLHWLEMERRRLHNQLQELKGNIRVFCRVRPVLPGEPTPPPGFLLFPSGPGGPSDPSTHVSLFRSDERRGTLSGVPAAPTRYDFSFDRVFPPGSGQDEVFEEIAMLVQSALDGYPVCIFAYGQTGSGKTFTMEGGPGEDPQMEGLIPRALRHLFSVAQELSSQGWTYSFVASYVEIYNETVRDLLATGTRKGQGGDCEIRRVGPGSEELTVTNARYVPVSCEGEVEALLHLARQNRAVARTAQNERSSRSHSVFQLQISGEHAGRGLQCGAPLNLVDLAGSERLDPGLAFGPGERERLRETQAINSSLSTLGLVIMALSNKESHVPYRNSKLTYLLQNSLGGSAKMLMFVNISPLEENASESLNSLRFASKVRVPPSPGPVRTPG, encoded by the exons ATGGAGTCCCAG CAGAGGTCCCCCTTGTTGGAAGTGAAGGGGAACATAGAGTTGAAGAGACCCCTGGTCAAGGCCCATTCCCGGCTGCCTCTCCCAGGAAGCAGTTTTAAGAGGGGACGTGACCAGATGGAGGATGTCGTGGAGCCTGAGAAG AAAAGGACACGAGGCCCGGGTACAGCTTCCAAATTTGCTGcgtcccagcccagagcaccagtcCGCACCACAGTGCCACCAACACAGGGCCAAACTGCAG CTCCAAAACTTCCCAAGAAGACAGGACTCCGATGTTCCACAGCTGTTGCCACAG TGTTGAAGAATCAGAAGCCAggccctgctgctcctgcccAGAAGCCTGGCA CAGCAGCTGCTCCTCCCAAGCTCGAAGGGAAGAAACCCAGCAAACGTCCAGCCTGGGACTTAAAGGGTCAGTTATGTGACCTAAATGCAGAGCTGAAATGCTGCCGTGAGAAGACTCGGACTCTGGACCAGGAGAACCAACAGCTTCGGGACCAGCTCAGGGAGGCCCAGCAGCAGGCCACGGACCTGGGGGCAGAGCGCAGGACACTAGAAGGGGAGTTGTCCAGGGTACGGGCCCAGGCTGAGCAGGGCCAACAGGAGCTGGGGAACCTGAGTGCCCATGTCCTGGAGCTAGAAGAGCGGCTGAGTACACAGGAGAGCTTGGTAGAAGAGCTCCAGAAAGAACAACTGGGGTTGCAGGAGGAGCGGAGGGGACTGGCCACCCGGCTAGAGGAGCAGGAG AAGAGGCTTCAGGCATCAGAAGCAGCTCTGTCAGGCAGCCAAGCGGAGGTGGCATCTCTACGCAAGGAAACTGCAGCCCAGGTGGCCTTACTAGCTGAGCGGGGAGAACGTCTCCATTGGCTAGAGATGGAGCGCCGACGACTACACAACCAGTTACAGGAGCTCAAAGGCAACATCCGTGTTTTCTGTCGGGTCCGCCCTGTCCTTCCAGGGGAGCCCACTCCACCCCCTGGCTTCCTCCTGTTTCCCTCTGGCCCTGGTGGGCCCTCTGATCCTTCAACCCATGTCAGCCTCTTTCGGTCTGATGAGCGGCGTGGGACTCTGAGTGGGGTGCCAGCCGCCCCCACCCGCTATGACTTCTCTTTTGATCGGGTATTCCCACCAGGGAGTGGACAGGATGAAGTGTTTGAAGAGATTGCCATGCTTGTCCAGTCAGCCCTGGATGGCTACCCAGTATGCATCTTTGCCTACGGCCAGACAGGAAGTGGCAAGACCTTCACAAtggagggtgggcctggggaAGACCCCCAGATGGAGGGGCTGATCCCCAGGGCCCTACGGCACCTGTTCTCTGTGGCCCAGGAGctgagcagccagggctggacctaCAGCTTTGTGGCAAGCTACGTGGAGATCTACAATGAGACTGTTCGAGACCTCCTGGCCACTGGGACTCGGAAAGGACAGGGGGGTGATTGTGAGATTCGCAGGGTAGGGCCAGGGAGCGAGGAGCTTACTGTCACCAATGCCCGCTATGTTCCTGTCTCCTGTGAGGGAGAG GTAGAGGCTCTGCTCCATCTGGCCCGCCAGAACCGGGCTGTAGCCCGCACAGCCCAGAATGAGCGGTCATCCCGCAGCCACAGTGTGTTCCAGCTGCAGATCTCTGGGGAGCATGCTGGACGAGGCCTACAGTGTGGGGCCCCCCTCAATCTTGTGGACCTGGCTGGGAGTGAACGGCTGGACCCTGGCTTAGCCTTTGGTCCTGGAGAGCGGGAACGCCTTCGGGAAACACAGGCCATTAACAGCAGCCTGTCCACACTGGGGCTCGTCATCATGGCTTTGAGCAACAAG GAGTCCCATGTGCCGTACCGGAACAGCAAGCTCACCTATCTGCTGCAGAACTCTCTAGGTGGCAGTGCTAAGAT
- the KIFC1 gene encoding kinesin-like protein KIFC1 isoform X1, with protein MESQQRSPLLEVKGNIELKRPLVKAHSRLPLPGSSFKRGRDQMEDVVEPEKKRTRGPGTASKFAASQPRAPVRTTVPPTQGQTAAPKLPKKTGLRCSTAVATVLKNQKPGPAAPAQKPGTAAAPPKLEGKKPSKRPAWDLKGQLCDLNAELKCCREKTRTLDQENQQLRDQLREAQQQATDLGAERRTLEGELSRVRAQAEQGQQELGNLSAHVLELEERLSTQESLVEELQKEQLGLQEERRGLATRLEEQEKRLQASEAALSGSQAEVASLRKETAAQVALLAERGERLHWLEMERRRLHNQLQELKGNIRVFCRVRPVLPGEPTPPPGFLLFPSGPGGPSDPSTHVSLFRSDERRGTLSGVPAAPTRYDFSFDRVFPPGSGQDEVFEEIAMLVQSALDGYPVCIFAYGQTGSGKTFTMEGGPGEDPQMEGLIPRALRHLFSVAQELSSQGWTYSFVASYVEIYNETVRDLLATGTRKGQGGDCEIRRVGPGSEELTVTNARYVPVSCEGEVEALLHLARQNRAVARTAQNERSSRSHSVFQLQISGEHAGRGLQCGAPLNLVDLAGSERLDPGLAFGPGERERLRETQAINSSLSTLGLVIMALSNKESHVPYRNSKLTYLLQNSLGGSAKMLMFVNISPLEENASESLNSLRFASKVNQCVIGTAQANRK; from the exons ATGGAGTCCCAG CAGAGGTCCCCCTTGTTGGAAGTGAAGGGGAACATAGAGTTGAAGAGACCCCTGGTCAAGGCCCATTCCCGGCTGCCTCTCCCAGGAAGCAGTTTTAAGAGGGGACGTGACCAGATGGAGGATGTCGTGGAGCCTGAGAAG AAAAGGACACGAGGCCCGGGTACAGCTTCCAAATTTGCTGcgtcccagcccagagcaccagtcCGCACCACAGTGCCACCAACACAGGGCCAAACTGCAG CTCCAAAACTTCCCAAGAAGACAGGACTCCGATGTTCCACAGCTGTTGCCACAG TGTTGAAGAATCAGAAGCCAggccctgctgctcctgcccAGAAGCCTGGCA CAGCAGCTGCTCCTCCCAAGCTCGAAGGGAAGAAACCCAGCAAACGTCCAGCCTGGGACTTAAAGGGTCAGTTATGTGACCTAAATGCAGAGCTGAAATGCTGCCGTGAGAAGACTCGGACTCTGGACCAGGAGAACCAACAGCTTCGGGACCAGCTCAGGGAGGCCCAGCAGCAGGCCACGGACCTGGGGGCAGAGCGCAGGACACTAGAAGGGGAGTTGTCCAGGGTACGGGCCCAGGCTGAGCAGGGCCAACAGGAGCTGGGGAACCTGAGTGCCCATGTCCTGGAGCTAGAAGAGCGGCTGAGTACACAGGAGAGCTTGGTAGAAGAGCTCCAGAAAGAACAACTGGGGTTGCAGGAGGAGCGGAGGGGACTGGCCACCCGGCTAGAGGAGCAGGAG AAGAGGCTTCAGGCATCAGAAGCAGCTCTGTCAGGCAGCCAAGCGGAGGTGGCATCTCTACGCAAGGAAACTGCAGCCCAGGTGGCCTTACTAGCTGAGCGGGGAGAACGTCTCCATTGGCTAGAGATGGAGCGCCGACGACTACACAACCAGTTACAGGAGCTCAAAGGCAACATCCGTGTTTTCTGTCGGGTCCGCCCTGTCCTTCCAGGGGAGCCCACTCCACCCCCTGGCTTCCTCCTGTTTCCCTCTGGCCCTGGTGGGCCCTCTGATCCTTCAACCCATGTCAGCCTCTTTCGGTCTGATGAGCGGCGTGGGACTCTGAGTGGGGTGCCAGCCGCCCCCACCCGCTATGACTTCTCTTTTGATCGGGTATTCCCACCAGGGAGTGGACAGGATGAAGTGTTTGAAGAGATTGCCATGCTTGTCCAGTCAGCCCTGGATGGCTACCCAGTATGCATCTTTGCCTACGGCCAGACAGGAAGTGGCAAGACCTTCACAAtggagggtgggcctggggaAGACCCCCAGATGGAGGGGCTGATCCCCAGGGCCCTACGGCACCTGTTCTCTGTGGCCCAGGAGctgagcagccagggctggacctaCAGCTTTGTGGCAAGCTACGTGGAGATCTACAATGAGACTGTTCGAGACCTCCTGGCCACTGGGACTCGGAAAGGACAGGGGGGTGATTGTGAGATTCGCAGGGTAGGGCCAGGGAGCGAGGAGCTTACTGTCACCAATGCCCGCTATGTTCCTGTCTCCTGTGAGGGAGAG GTAGAGGCTCTGCTCCATCTGGCCCGCCAGAACCGGGCTGTAGCCCGCACAGCCCAGAATGAGCGGTCATCCCGCAGCCACAGTGTGTTCCAGCTGCAGATCTCTGGGGAGCATGCTGGACGAGGCCTACAGTGTGGGGCCCCCCTCAATCTTGTGGACCTGGCTGGGAGTGAACGGCTGGACCCTGGCTTAGCCTTTGGTCCTGGAGAGCGGGAACGCCTTCGGGAAACACAGGCCATTAACAGCAGCCTGTCCACACTGGGGCTCGTCATCATGGCTTTGAGCAACAAG GAGTCCCATGTGCCGTACCGGAACAGCAAGCTCACCTATCTGCTGCAGAACTCTCTAGGTGGCAGTGCTAAGAT
- the KIFC1 gene encoding kinesin-like protein KIFC1 isoform X4 gives MESQQRSPLLEVKGNIELKRPLVKAHSRLPLPGSSFKRGRDQMEDVVEPEKKRTRGPGTASKFAASQPRAPVRTTVPPTQGQTAAPKLPKKTGLRCSTAVATVLKNQKPGPAAPAQKPGTAAPPKLEGKKPSKRPAWDLKGQLCDLNAELKCCREKTRTLDQENQQLRDQLREAQQQATDLGAERRTLEGELSRVRAQAEQGQQELGNLSAHVLELEERLSTQESLVEELQKEQLGLQEERRGLATRLEEQEKRLQASEAALSGSQAEVASLRKETAAQVALLAERGERLHWLEMERRRLHNQLQELKGNIRVFCRVRPVLPGEPTPPPGFLLFPSGPGGPSDPSTHVSLFRSDERRGTLSGVPAAPTRYDFSFDRVFPPGSGQDEVFEEIAMLVQSALDGYPVCIFAYGQTGSGKTFTMEGGPGEDPQMEGLIPRALRHLFSVAQELSSQGWTYSFVASYVEIYNETVRDLLATGTRKGQGGDCEIRRVGPGSEELTVTNARYVPVSCEGEVEALLHLARQNRAVARTAQNERSSRSHSVFQLQISGEHAGRGLQCGAPLNLVDLAGSERLDPGLAFGPGERERLRETQAINSSLSTLGLVIMALSNKESHVPYRNSKLTYLLQNSLGGSAKMLMFVNISPLEENASESLNSLRFASKVNQCVIGTAQANRK, from the exons ATGGAGTCCCAG CAGAGGTCCCCCTTGTTGGAAGTGAAGGGGAACATAGAGTTGAAGAGACCCCTGGTCAAGGCCCATTCCCGGCTGCCTCTCCCAGGAAGCAGTTTTAAGAGGGGACGTGACCAGATGGAGGATGTCGTGGAGCCTGAGAAG AAAAGGACACGAGGCCCGGGTACAGCTTCCAAATTTGCTGcgtcccagcccagagcaccagtcCGCACCACAGTGCCACCAACACAGGGCCAAACTGCAG CTCCAAAACTTCCCAAGAAGACAGGACTCCGATGTTCCACAGCTGTTGCCACAG TGTTGAAGAATCAGAAGCCAggccctgctgctcctgcccAGAAGCCTGGCA CAGCTGCTCCTCCCAAGCTCGAAGGGAAGAAACCCAGCAAACGTCCAGCCTGGGACTTAAAGGGTCAGTTATGTGACCTAAATGCAGAGCTGAAATGCTGCCGTGAGAAGACTCGGACTCTGGACCAGGAGAACCAACAGCTTCGGGACCAGCTCAGGGAGGCCCAGCAGCAGGCCACGGACCTGGGGGCAGAGCGCAGGACACTAGAAGGGGAGTTGTCCAGGGTACGGGCCCAGGCTGAGCAGGGCCAACAGGAGCTGGGGAACCTGAGTGCCCATGTCCTGGAGCTAGAAGAGCGGCTGAGTACACAGGAGAGCTTGGTAGAAGAGCTCCAGAAAGAACAACTGGGGTTGCAGGAGGAGCGGAGGGGACTGGCCACCCGGCTAGAGGAGCAGGAG AAGAGGCTTCAGGCATCAGAAGCAGCTCTGTCAGGCAGCCAAGCGGAGGTGGCATCTCTACGCAAGGAAACTGCAGCCCAGGTGGCCTTACTAGCTGAGCGGGGAGAACGTCTCCATTGGCTAGAGATGGAGCGCCGACGACTACACAACCAGTTACAGGAGCTCAAAGGCAACATCCGTGTTTTCTGTCGGGTCCGCCCTGTCCTTCCAGGGGAGCCCACTCCACCCCCTGGCTTCCTCCTGTTTCCCTCTGGCCCTGGTGGGCCCTCTGATCCTTCAACCCATGTCAGCCTCTTTCGGTCTGATGAGCGGCGTGGGACTCTGAGTGGGGTGCCAGCCGCCCCCACCCGCTATGACTTCTCTTTTGATCGGGTATTCCCACCAGGGAGTGGACAGGATGAAGTGTTTGAAGAGATTGCCATGCTTGTCCAGTCAGCCCTGGATGGCTACCCAGTATGCATCTTTGCCTACGGCCAGACAGGAAGTGGCAAGACCTTCACAAtggagggtgggcctggggaAGACCCCCAGATGGAGGGGCTGATCCCCAGGGCCCTACGGCACCTGTTCTCTGTGGCCCAGGAGctgagcagccagggctggacctaCAGCTTTGTGGCAAGCTACGTGGAGATCTACAATGAGACTGTTCGAGACCTCCTGGCCACTGGGACTCGGAAAGGACAGGGGGGTGATTGTGAGATTCGCAGGGTAGGGCCAGGGAGCGAGGAGCTTACTGTCACCAATGCCCGCTATGTTCCTGTCTCCTGTGAGGGAGAG GTAGAGGCTCTGCTCCATCTGGCCCGCCAGAACCGGGCTGTAGCCCGCACAGCCCAGAATGAGCGGTCATCCCGCAGCCACAGTGTGTTCCAGCTGCAGATCTCTGGGGAGCATGCTGGACGAGGCCTACAGTGTGGGGCCCCCCTCAATCTTGTGGACCTGGCTGGGAGTGAACGGCTGGACCCTGGCTTAGCCTTTGGTCCTGGAGAGCGGGAACGCCTTCGGGAAACACAGGCCATTAACAGCAGCCTGTCCACACTGGGGCTCGTCATCATGGCTTTGAGCAACAAG GAGTCCCATGTGCCGTACCGGAACAGCAAGCTCACCTATCTGCTGCAGAACTCTCTAGGTGGCAGTGCTAAGAT
- the KIFC1 gene encoding kinesin-like protein KIFC1 isoform X5 — MEDVVEPEKKRTRGPGTASKFAASQPRAPVRTTVPPTQGQTAAPKLPKKTGLRCSTAVATVLKNQKPGPAAPAQKPGTAAPPKLEGKKPSKRPAWDLKGQLCDLNAELKCCREKTRTLDQENQQLRDQLREAQQQATDLGAERRTLEGELSRVRAQAEQGQQELGNLSAHVLELEERLSTQESLVEELQKEQLGLQEERRGLATRLEEQEKRLQASEAALSGSQAEVASLRKETAAQVALLAERGERLHWLEMERRRLHNQLQELKGNIRVFCRVRPVLPGEPTPPPGFLLFPSGPGGPSDPSTHVSLFRSDERRGTLSGVPAAPTRYDFSFDRVFPPGSGQDEVFEEIAMLVQSALDGYPVCIFAYGQTGSGKTFTMEGGPGEDPQMEGLIPRALRHLFSVAQELSSQGWTYSFVASYVEIYNETVRDLLATGTRKGQGGDCEIRRVGPGSEELTVTNARYVPVSCEGEVEALLHLARQNRAVARTAQNERSSRSHSVFQLQISGEHAGRGLQCGAPLNLVDLAGSERLDPGLAFGPGERERLRETQAINSSLSTLGLVIMALSNKESHVPYRNSKLTYLLQNSLGGSAKMLMFVNISPLEENASESLNSLRFASKVNQCVIGTAQANRK, encoded by the exons ATGGAGGATGTCGTGGAGCCTGAGAAG AAAAGGACACGAGGCCCGGGTACAGCTTCCAAATTTGCTGcgtcccagcccagagcaccagtcCGCACCACAGTGCCACCAACACAGGGCCAAACTGCAG CTCCAAAACTTCCCAAGAAGACAGGACTCCGATGTTCCACAGCTGTTGCCACAG TGTTGAAGAATCAGAAGCCAggccctgctgctcctgcccAGAAGCCTGGCA CAGCTGCTCCTCCCAAGCTCGAAGGGAAGAAACCCAGCAAACGTCCAGCCTGGGACTTAAAGGGTCAGTTATGTGACCTAAATGCAGAGCTGAAATGCTGCCGTGAGAAGACTCGGACTCTGGACCAGGAGAACCAACAGCTTCGGGACCAGCTCAGGGAGGCCCAGCAGCAGGCCACGGACCTGGGGGCAGAGCGCAGGACACTAGAAGGGGAGTTGTCCAGGGTACGGGCCCAGGCTGAGCAGGGCCAACAGGAGCTGGGGAACCTGAGTGCCCATGTCCTGGAGCTAGAAGAGCGGCTGAGTACACAGGAGAGCTTGGTAGAAGAGCTCCAGAAAGAACAACTGGGGTTGCAGGAGGAGCGGAGGGGACTGGCCACCCGGCTAGAGGAGCAGGAG AAGAGGCTTCAGGCATCAGAAGCAGCTCTGTCAGGCAGCCAAGCGGAGGTGGCATCTCTACGCAAGGAAACTGCAGCCCAGGTGGCCTTACTAGCTGAGCGGGGAGAACGTCTCCATTGGCTAGAGATGGAGCGCCGACGACTACACAACCAGTTACAGGAGCTCAAAGGCAACATCCGTGTTTTCTGTCGGGTCCGCCCTGTCCTTCCAGGGGAGCCCACTCCACCCCCTGGCTTCCTCCTGTTTCCCTCTGGCCCTGGTGGGCCCTCTGATCCTTCAACCCATGTCAGCCTCTTTCGGTCTGATGAGCGGCGTGGGACTCTGAGTGGGGTGCCAGCCGCCCCCACCCGCTATGACTTCTCTTTTGATCGGGTATTCCCACCAGGGAGTGGACAGGATGAAGTGTTTGAAGAGATTGCCATGCTTGTCCAGTCAGCCCTGGATGGCTACCCAGTATGCATCTTTGCCTACGGCCAGACAGGAAGTGGCAAGACCTTCACAAtggagggtgggcctggggaAGACCCCCAGATGGAGGGGCTGATCCCCAGGGCCCTACGGCACCTGTTCTCTGTGGCCCAGGAGctgagcagccagggctggacctaCAGCTTTGTGGCAAGCTACGTGGAGATCTACAATGAGACTGTTCGAGACCTCCTGGCCACTGGGACTCGGAAAGGACAGGGGGGTGATTGTGAGATTCGCAGGGTAGGGCCAGGGAGCGAGGAGCTTACTGTCACCAATGCCCGCTATGTTCCTGTCTCCTGTGAGGGAGAG GTAGAGGCTCTGCTCCATCTGGCCCGCCAGAACCGGGCTGTAGCCCGCACAGCCCAGAATGAGCGGTCATCCCGCAGCCACAGTGTGTTCCAGCTGCAGATCTCTGGGGAGCATGCTGGACGAGGCCTACAGTGTGGGGCCCCCCTCAATCTTGTGGACCTGGCTGGGAGTGAACGGCTGGACCCTGGCTTAGCCTTTGGTCCTGGAGAGCGGGAACGCCTTCGGGAAACACAGGCCATTAACAGCAGCCTGTCCACACTGGGGCTCGTCATCATGGCTTTGAGCAACAAG GAGTCCCATGTGCCGTACCGGAACAGCAAGCTCACCTATCTGCTGCAGAACTCTCTAGGTGGCAGTGCTAAGAT